The DNA segment TTTGCCATCCAGGGGGAGGGTTGCCACCAACGCACCCCCGACTTTCTACCCAAAGATAGCCGCCCATCATCTCACCCAATCTTTTACTGATAACGAGTCCTAGTCCTGTACCGCCATATTTTCTTGTCATCGAAGCATCAGCCTGGACAAATGGTTGAAATAACAAATCCATTGTTTCCGGGGCAATACCAATACCTGTATCTTTGATGGTAAAGATAATTTCGCAGCAGTTCTTGTTTTTTTGGTTGGGTGATGGCTGGCTACGCACAGAGACTACAACTTCTCCTTCTGGGGTAAATTTGATCGCATTGTTGAGGAGATTCGTCAAAATCTGCCGCAGGCGAGTTAAATCTCCAGCGATTTGCATGGGTACCTGAGGATGAATCAGGTAAGCGAGTTCAATATCTTTTTGGGCAGCTTTAGCGGCTAAGAGGTCGATGACTTGTTCTACACAAGTCCTCACCTCAAAAGGTTGTTCTTCCAGTTCTAACTTACCAGATTCAATTTTGGAGAAATCTAGGATGTCATTAATAATACTCAACAAAGCATCGCCACTCGTGAGAACTGTTTCCACAAAGTCTCGTTGTTGGGAAGTTAATTCCGTATCTAAGAGTAATCCTGTCATCCCGATCACAGCATTCATGGGAGTGCGGATTTCGTGGCTCATCATGGCCAAAAATTCGCTTTTTGCCCGATTGGCGGCTTCTGCTGCCCTTTTTGCTTGTTCTAAGGCAAAATTCTTGATAGTGAGTTCTTCCCGTTGGCGGGTTTCCTGCTCTAATAACTGAGCTTGGGCTAAGGCTATACCCAATTGAGCCGCCACGGCTTCTAGTAATTCAATTTCTTCGTTAGTCCACTGGCGAAAATACCCACACTGGTGTAAACAAATAGCTCCGCTTGGTTCCCCTTGATAGGAAGTACGGACGGCTAGCATGGACTTGACCCCAATTTCACAGCAGCTAGGTACTGCTGTTTGTAGTAAAGGATCGGTGTAGACATTGGCAGAGGCGATCGCCTTATCCTGGGACATCATTTTTAAAATGTGCTGATTCCCCGTGGTAGTAAATTCCCATTTCTGCATTGAGCAGTAATCGAGAACGTTGTTATATTCAGCGACTAAGGGAATATGTGGGTCATGATGACTAATGTAAGAATGTATGAGGCAGCGATCGACTGCTAAAGCCTGTCCAATTTGGGTGGCAGCTGTTTCAAAAATTTCTTTACTATCGAGACTCTGGCGAATTTTTTGGGTAATTTTTTCTAGTAATAAGGTTCTGTGTAATTGTCTTTGTAAGGCTTCTTGAGCTTCTATGCGTTCAGTAATGTCTTTGATAGAACCAACCATCCGCACCGGATTACCCTGCTCATCCCATTGACCAGTGGCATGAACTAATACCCACCTATAGCTGTCATCGTTACAACGCAAACGATACTCCACTACATAATTAGGAATTTTCCGACTGAGACAATCTTGCTTAACTGCCATAACCCGCTCATAATCATCGGGATGAATGCGGCTAACGCAATCTGCGTGATCAGCTATGGGTTGATAGTTTTGTTCTTTGATCAGTTCTGCCCACCGCGCAGAACGAAAAGTTTCATTGGTGATGATATTCCAATCCCAAATAGCGTCTTGATTACCTTCAATGACTAATTGCCAACGTTCTTCACTTTTTCTCAGGGCTGCTTCGGCTTGTTTGCGTTCAGTAATATCAATAGCAATACAGCCAATTAAACACTCGTCAGGTTTACTAGATATGGGAAATTTATAAACCAAAAAATCTCGTCCTGTGCCATCACTACAGGGTGCAGACTCTACAGTTTCCATAACTTGACGGGTACGAGCAACTATTTGGATAGTTTCTCGGAAAGTTTGAGTCAATTCGGGTGGATAAATGTCAACAATATTTTTACCGATAAGTTCTTGTGTTGGTAATTGAAAAGTACGCCGATAAGTTTCGCTCACATAAACAATCGTGCCATCTATATCCGTAATCCAAGCAGGTGTGGGGCTATGATTCATGAATGCTTGAAAACGTTCTTCGCTACGCCTGAGCAATAATTCAGCGTGCTTGCGTTCAGTAATGTCACGATTGACGCTAATTGTTGCCATACTTTGTCCCTGGTCATCCTGTAGGGCAACTATGGTTGTTTCACAAATTCCTTGACTGCCATCCTGGCGAACAAAGTTAATTTCTCCTGACCAACGTCCTTGCTTGGTGATTTCTGCAATAATGGCGCTATTTAGGGCTGCATCCTCGTCTACCTTGTGCAGAGTACTAATACTTTGTCCACAAATATGATTTTTGCTATAACCAAACATCCTTTCTGCGGCGGGATTCCAGTCCAGAATTTGCCCTTGTAAGTTGGTGATAATCACACCATCGTAAATATTTTCAAAGGTGAGGGCTTGCCGACGTAAAGAGGCTTCTGCTTGCTGGCGATCGCTAATATCAGTTTGAATGCCAATAAAGTGACTTAACTGGCCATTGTCGTTATAAATGGGAGAGACACTCAACTGATTCCAAAATAAACTGCCATCTTTGCGATAGTTACGCAGAATCACCTTACAATTTTTGCCTGCTTTGAGTGCTGACCTCAATTCTTCGATTGCTGATTGTTGAGTGTCGTTACCTAGCAAAAAACGACAGTTGCGTCCGACAACTTCTGTCGCTTTATAACCTGTGATCTGCTCAAAGGCAGAGTTAACATATATGACTGGATAATGGGGAAGTTTAGCATCGCTAATAACAATGCCATTACTGCTGGCAGCTAATGCTCGTTCCCGTAATCTCAAAGTTTCTTCAACTCGCTTGAGGTCGGTAATATCAAACATGAACCCCCGCAGCATTACGGGAGTTCCATCAACTTGCACTACATTCACAACGTCTCGTAGCCAGACAACTCTGCCATCAGCCGCTAGCATTCGGTATTCCAACTCGTGGTTCTGCCCTTTGTTGGCCGCCTCCTGGCAAAATCTCACTGCCCAATCCCGGTCAAGGGTATGTAGATGATTGTCCCAGAAATTTTCTTCGTACCATTGAGCAACGGGGTATGCCAATAAAGTTTCTACTTGCGGCCCAACATAGGTGAAATGCTGAGTTTTTAAGTCAAATTCCCAAGGTATAACTCTGACTGTTTCTACTAACTCTCGCAAACGGGTTTCACTGGCACGCAAGGCAATTTCTACCTGTGTTTGTTTTTCAATTCTGTCAGCTAGTTCTTGGTTGATTCTGCCAATCTTATGGTTACTGAGTTTGGTGGCTTGAGCAAAATAAATGAGTAGGGTAACTGCCCCAGCATTGAAAATTCCGGCTACTAATACAACTGTTGGCAGAGGTGAAAATAAATCTTTTAATAGCTCTGGAGTTGGGTAAATCTGCAATTGCCAAGTCATCCCATAAAAGTCGATGTTCACTGCCTGTTGCCATAATGGCAGGGTTGACGACTGTCTATCTTGGTCATAGATCAACTCTTGACCATCAAATACTCTAATTTTGTAACCTGGTGCTATGTGTAAAACTGACTCAAACAACTGTTTAACTTGAAAAACTCCTAAGACGGCACCACCAAATTTATCTCCCATCCATAGAGGTACACAAGCGAAGAATACCCGATCGCCTTGGTTGAGGTTAACTGTACGAGTTACCGTAGTTTCATGGCTCGTCGCTCCCGTCCATTGTGGGAATTTTGGTATCATCTCTAAATTCTCGGCTGCTTTGTTGTTTGCTACAGAAACAGCCCGCAGCACTTGCCATGATGGGTCAACTAGCTTGATGGCTTGATAACCTCCATAATCTTCAAGATATGCTTTTGCTTCCAGTTCCCATTGCGCCTGGGGAATGTTACCGTGCATTTCCCAGTGTTTACCTATGCGTTTTAATGCCAGAATGCGAGTATTAAGTTGTGTTACTAATTCAGTTTGGGTGGCGATCGCTTGCTGTTTAATCAACTGTTGAATTTTGATTTCTTCTTCGGCTTGTAGTCTCAGCCACAGCATCACCACAACCAATAAAATCACAATACCAAGCAAAAACGGCAGCAAATTTTGTTTGCTTAACAAATTCACTGAATTACATCGGTGATGTTTGTGCTGCCTATTCACTTATTTCACCTCCAGCACATTTAATATGGGTCACACTACTTAACACTAGTCTTCATTTGTATGTCAATAAAAATACTAATAACAACAGGACATTCACCTAAATTATTTCTAGGAAAAATGAGGTAGGAAATCCTCACCTGAGTTAGATAGTTTTTATTGAAGAATCTTTATGGTAAATTCTTTATAAAAGCCGTGCAAGCGATATTAATTTATATTTGGTTCTTTCACAACAAAAATTAATTTAACTTTAATATTTATATATCTAATGGGTATCAAAGTTATGAACTTAAACCATCAATAAAATAATTTAAATGTGTGGCTATTAACCTGTTATCTGCTGTTAAATATAACTATTGGTTTTGGTAAAAATAAGACATATATATTAGTTAGATAATTCCCATGAAAATTCTCTATTGTTAATGGTTTTCATGAGGAAATAGAACATATTTATTACCTCATGGTTAAAACATTTGCTAAAAAGCCCGTGAATGAAGGTCGTAGATAGAGTTAGATTTAGCTGCCTATGAAAGGAGGGTAAAATCATGAAATATCCACTAATAGATCACAACATAAATAATAACTCATTGCCCACAAAAATGTTTACTTTGTATGAAATTTGATTTCTCTAGCTTGCGTCCCTGGGTCGGCGTAAGCCTCCCCGTAGGATATCCCGCCTTAATAACCTTCTGTTTACGTTACTAGCCTCTTGATTGAATGCTCTTAACTAAATCATAAAAAGGTTGCCAATTATCTTCTTGAACAATCGGTTCCCAAGCTTCTTCGATTGTGGGTCTTAATAATGAAGTTTTTGGATTATAGTGAGTTAGATTCTGAGCAATTATCTTCACTTGTTCATAGTCGAAATTATTCAGAATTTTATGGTAAAGCACACACCAATTATCAAAATTTGCATCTGTACCTGATGGAGGAACAATATCTGAACCACTTAATACTAGTCCTGGCTCATCTCTCCATTTAATTGAAAATGTACGCGCCATCTCATAGAAAAACTGGTGATAGCCAACTTGACTTTCTTGTAAGAACTTGAGGGTGAGGCTTAAAAGTTCTTCCGCTTCTGGGGTCTTTAACTCCTCAAAGCCTAATTTTTTCAACATCAAAGAGTTATATTCTGCATGGCAATACTCACTAAATTTGGCTAATCCTGCTTCCATATCAGCTTTATCAATAACTGCTCTTAATGGGACTTGCAGCATTTCCAGGTTCCACTGACAAATACTTGGTTGTTGGATGTAACAATAGCGTCCGTAATAATCAAAATACGCAGCCGTGAAGTAGGGATTATAAGTAGGAATAAACGCATAAGGCCCGTAGTCAAAGCTTTCCCCAGTAATTGACATATTGTCAGTGTTGAGAACTGCATGACAAAAGCCTGCGGCCATCCATTGAGCGACTAATTCTGCTACCCGTTTCACTAGTTCCGCATAGAATAAAGCATACTTATCTGATTCATGGGCTAAGTGTCGGTAATAATGCTCAATTACATGATCTAACAGTTTTTTAATTAAATCTGAGCGTTGAAAATAGTGCAGACGCTCAAAAGTTCCAAAACGGATATGAGACTTGTTCATTCTTACCATCACGGATGAACGGGTAGGTGAAGGTTCATCACCACGCCATAAACCTAAACCCGTTTCTATCATGGTGAGACAGCGAGAGGTTCTAACTCCTAATTGGTGTAATGCTTCGGCGGCTAAAACCTCTCTCACACCACCTTTGAGTGTCAGCATTCCGTCACCACCACGAGAATAGGGTGTTCTTCCAGAACCTTTGGTGCCAAAGTCATACAGTTCGCCATCAGTACCGCGAACTTGTCCATACAAAAAGCCTCTACCATCGCCCAAGTTGGGGTTATACTCACCGAATTGATAGCCGTGGTAACGCAGTGCTAACAATGGCTTGCGTCCTTGGAATAGACCAAAAGCTGTGATGAAATCTTCATCTGTCACTATTTGCGGGTTTAGTCCCAGCCTGGGTAATATCGCGTCATTCCGCCAGCGTAGGGTAAGTTGGGGAAATTCGGCTGCTGTCACCTCATCATAGTAGTCGTTACCCAAAGATTCTAAGGCTGGTTCGTAGTTCAGGGTAATCAGAGGATTGCCATGATTTTCGGTATTGAAAGTTTCCGCTAAAGTCATTGATAAGCCGGGCTTAATTGATTCTTCCCTCAATACTATCGTCCTCAGCAAGTTCTTGTGAATCGCCAAGTTTAATTTACAAATTCAGTAAGTATAAAAACTATATCTATAGTTTTAGATGATAATTTGCATTGATAAATCCCCAGGTTTCTATTGGAAAATTACATCAATATATGGATCAATTGAGTCAATCCTCTTCTTAATGAATGCTCATCATTGATAAACATCGATACATTGAATCAATATGCTTACTTTTGTCTGCGAAGATCAATTTTTACTTATATAACCAATCTAATATTTATTTAATAATTACCTGTTCAGAGTTAACCACTTTGAGAATAAAACCTGTACACTAAATTTCAATACAGCGAGCGACCGCAAGGAACGCTCAAGTAAAGCCAACTAATGCAGCTATTTTTATTTACTCAGTAGTGATCCAATCTATTTCTGCACAGAAATAGGGGGGATCGACTTACTTAGTATGGTGAAAAAGGTTTTCGTATATTGCACGAAACATCTATTTTGCCTGCATGAATTGTCATGTTTACAAAAATTTAAATTCGATTTAAGAGGCTATATATGACAGAGTTTTTTAATCAATTTTCTCGCCGTAAATTTATATTTACCGCAGGAGCTTCGGCAAGTGCTGTGTTCCTCAAAGGTTGCTTGGGAAATCCACCGGAAACTACTGGAGGAACACAATCTGCACCAACGGCGCAACCTGCTGCTAATGTTAGCGCAGAGCAAGCACCGGAAGTCACTACAGTGAAGTTAGGATACATTCCCATTGTAGAATCTGCTCCTTTAATTATTGCTAAGGAAAAAGGTTTCTTTGCTAAGTATGGATTGACGAATGTAGAGCTTTCTAAACAAGCTTCTTGGGGTTCTGCTAGAGATAACGTAGAAATTGGTTCTGCTGGTGGTGGAATTGATGGTGGTCAATGGCAAATGCCTATGCCACATTTAATTACCGAAGGTTTAATTACCAAAGGTAATCAAAAGATCCCCATGTATGTATTATGTCAATTAATTACACATGGGAATGGAATTGCGATCGCCAACAAACATCAAGGTAGTGGTATAGGCCTAAGGTTAGCTAGTGCTAAGTCTTTATTTTCCAAACTCAAAGCCTCCCCCACACCCTTCACAGCTGCTCAAACCTTCCCCGCAGTTAATCAAGATTTCTGGATTCGTTACTGGTTAGCAGCTGGTGGTATTGACCCTGATGCAGACGTGAAACTGCTCACAGTTCCATCAGCGCAGACTGTCGCCAACATGAAGACAGGAACAATGGATGCGTTCAGCACTGGAGACCCCTGGCCTTTCCGCATCGTTAAAGACAAAGTCGGTTTCATGGCTGCATTAACAGCAGAAATTTGGAAGAATCACCCCGAAGAATATCTCGCTATGAGATCTGACTGGGTTGACCAACATCCCAAAGCGACGAAAGCACTGTTAAAAGGTCTGATGGAAGCTCAACAATGGTGTGATAACTTTGATAACCGCAAAGAACTGGCAGAAATTGTCGCAGCACGGGCTTACTTCAACGTGCCAGTTGATGTTTTAATCGACCCATATATGGGTAAATATGACATGGGTGAAGGTCGCCAAATTGATGATAGATCAATGGCAGCCTTGTATTGGAAAGATGAGAAAGGCAGCGTTTCTTATCCTTATAAGAGCCATGATTTGTGGTTCATTACCGAAAGTGTACGTTGGGGATTCTTACCCAAGGATTACATTGATAATAATGCTGCTAAAGCGAGAGCATTAATTGATAAAGTTAACCGCGAAGATATTTGGAAAGAAGCAGCGAAAGAAGCCGGTATTGCGGCTGCTGACATTCCCACTAGCACATCTCGTGGTATAGAAGAATTTTTTGATGGTGTAAAATTCGACCCCGAAAATCCTCAAGCATATCTGAAGAGTTTGCAAATTAAGAAAGTGAGCGTTTAGCAGTTAGTCATCAGTCATCAGTCAAGAAAATCGCTACACTCTTGCAACATTTTTCCACGCGTTATTCGTCATCTGAGGAACATTAAAGTCATGACCGTAGCTCAAAGAAGAACCGCTAATCCTAAATTTGACCACGGCTTTTTGTCTCAACTACAAAAGCAATTTCCCAACATTGTACCGCCAGCGATCGCCATTGCTATCTTTCTAGCTTTGTGGCAATTATTTTCTTGGACTCCTGGGGCAACATTACCAGGACCAATCAAGGTTGTACAGGATACTTGGATGTTGATTTTGTATCCTTTCTATGATAGAGGCGGTATTGATAAAGGATTATTTTGGCAGATTTTTGCTAGTCTACAACGGGTAGCTATTGGTTACTTTTTTGCTGCCGTGGTTGGTATTGCTTTAGGCATTGTCATTGGTGTTAATAAAACCATGTCTAAAGCTTTAGATCCTCTATTTCAGTTATTACGAACTGTACCGCCTTTAGCTTGGGTGCCTATTTCCTTAGCAGCCCTACGTCAAAACGAACCTGCCGCCCTATTCGTAATTTTTATCACTGCAATTTGGCCGATTCTTATCAACACTGCGGTTGGTGTCAAAGAAATTCCTCAAGACTATAATAACGTCGCCAAAGTTCTGCAACTTTCAAAAAAAGAGTATTTCTTGAATATCCTCATTCCTGCTGCCTTACCCTACATTTTTACAGGTTTGAGAATTGCAATTGGTTTAGCTTGGTTGGCGATTATCGCCGCAGAAATTGTGATGTCAGGTATTGTAGGTATTGGCTTTTTTATCTGGGATGCTTACCAAAATAACTACATCAGCGAAATTATCTTGGCACTTGTTTACATTGGTGCAGTGGGTTTGTTACTAGACAAGCTGATGGTTTGGATTCAAAACTTGATTTTACCAACAGAACAGAAGTAGTCATTAGTCATTAGCCCTTAGTTTTTTACTAATGACTAATGAGCAACTAACAAAGTCATGGGGAACAAAGGAAATGAGCGTATTTGTTGCAGTTGACCAAATTGATAAGGTATTTGAATTAACTGGTGGTGGGAAATATATCGCCCTTAAAGGAATTGACCTCCAGATTAGAAAAGGTGAGTTTGTTTCTTTAATTGGTCACTCCGGTTGCGGTAAGTCCACTTTATTGAATATGATTGCTGGTTTGGATTTGCCGAGTGAAGGTATAGTCACTCTGGAAGGACAGAGAGTGAGTAGACCGGGGCCAGACCGGATGGTGGTTTTCCAAAACTATTCTTTGTTGCCTTGGCGGACGGTGAGAGAAAATATTGCCCTGGCTGTAAACTCAGTGATGAAGGGGATGCCGGAAGCTGAACGCAAATCAATTATCGAAAAATATATAGATATGGTGGGTTTGCGTCCCCACGCAGATAAACAACCGGGGATGTTGTCTGGGGGACAAAAACAACGGGTAGCGATCGCCCGCGCCTTGGCAATTCGTCCTAAACTATTACTATTGGATGAACCCTTTGGGGCGTTGGATGCCCTCACCAGGGGTAATTTGCAGGAACAGTTAATGCAAATCTGCGAAGAAAATGAAGTCACTGCGGTAATGGTGACTCACGACGTAGATGAAGCCGTGCTGTTGTCTGACAGAATTGTCATGTTGACCAACGGCCCCGAATCCAAAATTGGTGACATCCTGGAAGTTGATATTCCCAGACCCCGCAAACGCATGGAAGTAGTAGAACACCCAAGCTACTACAGTTTGCGGAGTGAAATGATTTACTTCCTGAACCAGCAGAAGCGGGTGAAGAAAATTCGCGCCCGGAAAACCGCAGATGTGGCTCGTCATGGGTTAGAAAAAGTTAACTTGGAAATAGGTTTCTTACCCTTGACAGCTTGCGCCCCTTTAGCTGTAGCCAAAGAAAAAGGTTTCTTTACCAAGCATGGTTTAGATGAAGTTAACTTAGTGCGGGAAACTAGCTGGCGGGGTATCGTTGATGGCATGAAAGGCGGTTACATAGACGCAGCCCAAATGCCTTCCGGGATGCCTATGTGGTTAACCTTGGGTGGACATGATAACCAACCCCTACCAGTGGTTACCGCCCTCACCATGACCCGCAACGGTAACGCCATCACCTTGGCAAAACGCTTTTATGATGAAGGTGTCCGCAGCTTATCGGATTTTAAAAATTACCTGTTGCGTACCCGTGACCAACGCCACATCATGGGGGTAGTCCATCCCGCATCGATGCACAATTTATTGCTACGTTACTGGTTAGCGGCTGGTGGAATTGACCCGGATTTAGATGTGGACATGAGAACCATCCCACCAGCCCAGATGGTAGCCGACTTGCAAAACAAAAGTATTGATGGTTATTGCGTGGGTGAACCTTGGAACTACCGCGCCGCCGTGGAAAATGTCGGCTTTACCATTGCTACCGATTTGGAAGTGTGGTTAGGACACCCTGGTAAAGTCCTCGGTGTGCGGGAAGATTGGGCAGAAAGATATCCCAACACCCACATCGCCTTGACTAAAGCTTTGCTGGAAGCCTGCGAATATTGTTCTCGACCAGAAAATGTCGAAGAAGTCAGAAGAATAGTAGCGGGTAGAGATTACGTCAGCACAGATTTAGATTACATTCAACTGGAAGACCCGAATAGCCTTGTCTGTGATATAGACCACCCATTACGGGACTACGCCCACCACCAATTTTTTGCCGAGTCAGCCATCAACCGCCCCAGCCGTACCGAACAAATCTGGATTATGAGTCAGTTGGCGCGCTGGGGTGATACGCCTTTCCCCAGAAATTGGGTAGAAGTTGTAGAACGGGTTTGCCGTGTGCGCGTCTTCAGTACCGCCGCTAGAGAATTAGGTCTGGACATCAGCTATACTCGCCAACCCATCGAATTATTTGATGGCACACCCTTTAACGCCGACGACCCCATAGCCTATCTCAACAGCTTGCATATTAAGCGTGATTTCTCCATTGCGGAAGTCATCCTCGACTCACCAAGCAGAAGAGTAGCTTAACAATTCAAAATTCAAAATACTCCTATCGCAGGCTAACGCACCATCCAAGATTATCGGTGCGTTAGGACTAACGTCCTTAACACACCCTACAAACCCCCCCAAATCATACCCCCTTCACCACCATGCAAAACCGCAGTTTAAGCGTTACCGAAACCACCAGAAGCATACAGGAAAGACAGTCAGCCGATGCGACTAATTACAACAGACCTTTCCTAGAAATTAAAGACGTTAGCAAAGTCTATCCCACCAAGAAAGGCCCCTTCACCGTCCTTGATGGCGTTAACTTAAATGTAGAACAGGGTGAATTTCTCTGCGTTATCGGTCACTCTGGCTGTGGTAAATCCACACTACTAAATATGGTGTCTGGTTTTAACTTTCCTAGCTCCGGGCAAGTATTACTAGAAGGTCAACCCATCACCCAACCAGGCCCCGATAGAATGGTGGTGTTTCAAAATTATGCCCTCCTTCCTTGGCGGACTGCATTTGAGAATATCTACCTAGCGGTGAACGCCGTTTACCCCAACAAGCCAGAACCGGAGAAAAGGGCTATTGTCCGGGAACATTTGGCAATGGTGGGACTGGCTGACGCGATGGAGAAAAAACCCATGCAAATGTCCGGTGGTATGAGACAACGGGTA comes from the Nostoc sp. PCC 7120 = FACHB-418 genome and includes:
- a CDS encoding PAS domain S-box protein encodes the protein MNRQHKHHRCNSVNLLSKQNLLPFLLGIVILLVVVMLWLRLQAEEEIKIQQLIKQQAIATQTELVTQLNTRILALKRIGKHWEMHGNIPQAQWELEAKAYLEDYGGYQAIKLVDPSWQVLRAVSVANNKAAENLEMIPKFPQWTGATSHETTVTRTVNLNQGDRVFFACVPLWMGDKFGGAVLGVFQVKQLFESVLHIAPGYKIRVFDGQELIYDQDRQSSTLPLWQQAVNIDFYGMTWQLQIYPTPELLKDLFSPLPTVVLVAGIFNAGAVTLLIYFAQATKLSNHKIGRINQELADRIEKQTQVEIALRASETRLRELVETVRVIPWEFDLKTQHFTYVGPQVETLLAYPVAQWYEENFWDNHLHTLDRDWAVRFCQEAANKGQNHELEYRMLAADGRVVWLRDVVNVVQVDGTPVMLRGFMFDITDLKRVEETLRLRERALAASSNGIVISDAKLPHYPVIYVNSAFEQITGYKATEVVGRNCRFLLGNDTQQSAIEELRSALKAGKNCKVILRNYRKDGSLFWNQLSVSPIYNDNGQLSHFIGIQTDISDRQQAEASLRRQALTFENIYDGVIITNLQGQILDWNPAAERMFGYSKNHICGQSISTLHKVDEDAALNSAIIAEITKQGRWSGEINFVRQDGSQGICETTIVALQDDQGQSMATISVNRDITERKHAELLLRRSEERFQAFMNHSPTPAWITDIDGTIVYVSETYRRTFQLPTQELIGKNIVDIYPPELTQTFRETIQIVARTRQVMETVESAPCSDGTGRDFLVYKFPISSKPDECLIGCIAIDITERKQAEAALRKSEERWQLVIEGNQDAIWDWNIITNETFRSARWAELIKEQNYQPIADHADCVSRIHPDDYERVMAVKQDCLSRKIPNYVVEYRLRCNDDSYRWVLVHATGQWDEQGNPVRMVGSIKDITERIEAQEALQRQLHRTLLLEKITQKIRQSLDSKEIFETAATQIGQALAVDRCLIHSYISHHDPHIPLVAEYNNVLDYCSMQKWEFTTTGNQHILKMMSQDKAIASANVYTDPLLQTAVPSCCEIGVKSMLAVRTSYQGEPSGAICLHQCGYFRQWTNEEIELLEAVAAQLGIALAQAQLLEQETRQREELTIKNFALEQAKRAAEAANRAKSEFLAMMSHEIRTPMNAVIGMTGLLLDTELTSQQRDFVETVLTSGDALLSIINDILDFSKIESGKLELEEQPFEVRTCVEQVIDLLAAKAAQKDIELAYLIHPQVPMQIAGDLTRLRQILTNLLNNAIKFTPEGEVVVSVRSQPSPNQKNKNCCEIIFTIKDTGIGIAPETMDLLFQPFVQADASMTRKYGGTGLGLVISKRLGEMMGGYLWVESRGCVGGNPPPGWQTKNSISSASVATGSTFYFSMTVPVVAHADLETPITSPVQLSGKRLLIVDDNPTNRQILRLQAEPWQMETYTAPSGAEALALIDQGMAFDIAILDVQMPEMDGLTLARQIRQRPSYQHLPLVILTSWGQPDTDLSDIEFAACLNKPIKQSQLYDVLASTLGNQPIRASVVPDRSTEINSCLAQQIPLRILLAEDIVVNQKVALLILKKMGYRADVVANGLEVLEALQRQFYDVVLMDVNMPEMDGLKASQIICQTWSPSSRPYIIAMTANAMRGDREACLAAGMDHYISKPLQLEELAKALGKCHPSGSAIEKALEKTSSQNQTFTDISDLKFATIDTKILQALRDMLGGDKVAFAELINCYLTESPKLIQNIDVAINTKDTQGIWKTAHKFKSSSGSVGAVFLAQLCKLLETKGRNNNLEGCVELGSQLRQEYELVQTALHREVNKETS
- a CDS encoding protein adenylyltransferase SelO — protein: MTLAETFNTENHGNPLITLNYEPALESLGNDYYDEVTAAEFPQLTLRWRNDAILPRLGLNPQIVTDEDFITAFGLFQGRKPLLALRYHGYQFGEYNPNLGDGRGFLYGQVRGTDGELYDFGTKGSGRTPYSRGGDGMLTLKGGVREVLAAEALHQLGVRTSRCLTMIETGLGLWRGDEPSPTRSSVMVRMNKSHIRFGTFERLHYFQRSDLIKKLLDHVIEHYYRHLAHESDKYALFYAELVKRVAELVAQWMAAGFCHAVLNTDNMSITGESFDYGPYAFIPTYNPYFTAAYFDYYGRYCYIQQPSICQWNLEMLQVPLRAVIDKADMEAGLAKFSEYCHAEYNSLMLKKLGFEELKTPEAEELLSLTLKFLQESQVGYHQFFYEMARTFSIKWRDEPGLVLSGSDIVPPSGTDANFDNWCVLYHKILNNFDYEQVKIIAQNLTHYNPKTSLLRPTIEEAWEPIVQEDNWQPFYDLVKSIQSRG
- a CDS encoding CmpA/NrtA family ABC transporter substrate-binding protein, with the translated sequence MTEFFNQFSRRKFIFTAGASASAVFLKGCLGNPPETTGGTQSAPTAQPAANVSAEQAPEVTTVKLGYIPIVESAPLIIAKEKGFFAKYGLTNVELSKQASWGSARDNVEIGSAGGGIDGGQWQMPMPHLITEGLITKGNQKIPMYVLCQLITHGNGIAIANKHQGSGIGLRLASAKSLFSKLKASPTPFTAAQTFPAVNQDFWIRYWLAAGGIDPDADVKLLTVPSAQTVANMKTGTMDAFSTGDPWPFRIVKDKVGFMAALTAEIWKNHPEEYLAMRSDWVDQHPKATKALLKGLMEAQQWCDNFDNRKELAEIVAARAYFNVPVDVLIDPYMGKYDMGEGRQIDDRSMAALYWKDEKGSVSYPYKSHDLWFITESVRWGFLPKDYIDNNAAKARALIDKVNREDIWKEAAKEAGIAAADIPTSTSRGIEEFFDGVKFDPENPQAYLKSLQIKKVSV
- the ntrB gene encoding nitrate ABC transporter permease, yielding MTVAQRRTANPKFDHGFLSQLQKQFPNIVPPAIAIAIFLALWQLFSWTPGATLPGPIKVVQDTWMLILYPFYDRGGIDKGLFWQIFASLQRVAIGYFFAAVVGIALGIVIGVNKTMSKALDPLFQLLRTVPPLAWVPISLAALRQNEPAALFVIFITAIWPILINTAVGVKEIPQDYNNVAKVLQLSKKEYFLNILIPAALPYIFTGLRIAIGLAWLAIIAAEIVMSGIVGIGFFIWDAYQNNYISEIILALVYIGAVGLLLDKLMVWIQNLILPTEQK
- a CDS encoding nitrate ABC transporter ATP-binding protein (This model describes the ATP binding subunits of ATP-binding cassette (ABC) transporters for nitrate transport, or for bicarbonate transport, in bacteria and archaea.), with product MSVFVAVDQIDKVFELTGGGKYIALKGIDLQIRKGEFVSLIGHSGCGKSTLLNMIAGLDLPSEGIVTLEGQRVSRPGPDRMVVFQNYSLLPWRTVRENIALAVNSVMKGMPEAERKSIIEKYIDMVGLRPHADKQPGMLSGGQKQRVAIARALAIRPKLLLLDEPFGALDALTRGNLQEQLMQICEENEVTAVMVTHDVDEAVLLSDRIVMLTNGPESKIGDILEVDIPRPRKRMEVVEHPSYYSLRSEMIYFLNQQKRVKKIRARKTADVARHGLEKVNLEIGFLPLTACAPLAVAKEKGFFTKHGLDEVNLVRETSWRGIVDGMKGGYIDAAQMPSGMPMWLTLGGHDNQPLPVVTALTMTRNGNAITLAKRFYDEGVRSLSDFKNYLLRTRDQRHIMGVVHPASMHNLLLRYWLAAGGIDPDLDVDMRTIPPAQMVADLQNKSIDGYCVGEPWNYRAAVENVGFTIATDLEVWLGHPGKVLGVREDWAERYPNTHIALTKALLEACEYCSRPENVEEVRRIVAGRDYVSTDLDYIQLEDPNSLVCDIDHPLRDYAHHQFFAESAINRPSRTEQIWIMSQLARWGDTPFPRNWVEVVERVCRVRVFSTAARELGLDISYTRQPIELFDGTPFNADDPIAYLNSLHIKRDFSIAEVILDSPSRRVA